From Thermogladius calderae 1633, a single genomic window includes:
- a CDS encoding ABC transporter permease, producing MPGTGRVILRRAVLLTIAFILIVILTAAILEGTGFAQKIYEALVTQNVQSDVQVYARTHPGASPADIQNFKNQMTKYWMEYYGLIDANGNPVPPYIRMWKLVFNSLKFDFGYTNQEGITGLIGKLPPQPVITVIAGVLPRTILMATVAELVCALIALPLAPRIAYKHGSLWDRLIVSYAALFNAVPVWWLAMILLSVFGYTLRIFPTNYRALMTYINSFWSNPLVNTLYISWYATLPVITLVIAFLSTWLYSIRAMVLRIVREDFVMVAKAKGLPEKDIARKYIVRVMAPPIVTYVILALAGSLGGLIITESVFDWPGMGTLTYYAITTGDVNTVMGVFFILVLVYILARLLLEVLYIILDPRVRYR from the coding sequence ATGCCGGGCACTGGTAGGGTAATATTAAGGAGAGCGGTACTACTCACGATCGCCTTCATACTTATAGTGATACTAACAGCCGCTATACTCGAGGGCACTGGTTTCGCGCAAAAGATATACGAGGCACTTGTGACGCAAAACGTGCAGTCAGATGTACAGGTATACGCCAGGACGCACCCGGGCGCGTCACCGGCCGATATCCAGAACTTCAAGAACCAGATGACAAAGTACTGGATGGAGTACTACGGCCTCATAGACGCCAACGGCAACCCGGTTCCACCCTACATTAGGATGTGGAAGCTGGTCTTCAACAGCCTCAAGTTCGACTTCGGCTACACTAACCAGGAGGGGATAACCGGGTTAATAGGTAAGTTGCCACCTCAGCCCGTTATAACCGTGATAGCGGGCGTCTTACCGAGGACTATCCTAATGGCCACCGTGGCCGAGCTCGTCTGTGCTTTGATAGCGCTACCTTTAGCTCCCAGGATAGCCTATAAGCACGGCTCCTTGTGGGACAGGCTCATAGTCAGCTACGCGGCGCTCTTCAACGCTGTCCCGGTCTGGTGGCTAGCTATGATCCTACTCTCGGTCTTCGGTTACACGCTCAGGATCTTCCCGACCAACTACAGAGCCTTGATGACGTACATAAACTCGTTCTGGAGCAACCCCCTGGTCAACACGCTGTACATATCATGGTACGCGACGCTCCCAGTCATAACACTTGTCATAGCGTTCTTAAGCACCTGGTTGTACTCGATCAGGGCCATGGTACTGCGAATCGTGCGAGAGGACTTCGTCATGGTGGCCAAGGCGAAGGGGCTGCCCGAGAAGGATATAGCAAGAAAGTATATCGTGAGGGTCATGGCCCCTCCTATAGTGACGTACGTGATCCTCGCCCTCGCGGGCTCCCTCGGCGGGCTGATAATAACGGAGTCCGTCTTCGACTGGCCTGGCATGGGGACGCTGACGTACTACGCCATCACGACAGGCGACGTGAACACTGTTATGGGCGTCTTCTTCATCCTAGTGTTAGTGTATATATTGGCAAGGCTGCTACTAGAAGTACTGTACATCATCCTAGACCCGAGAGTCAGGTACAGGTAG
- a CDS encoding ABC transporter substrate-binding protein → MVQCMRLVTRVSSILLAIILIAIIPLANLGAAQQVQPGPASDQITFIRVAIEQVPDAIKNNQIDMYYFALRPLQAQKIQQDVPNAVLYQAPAGLIDLILNPAPVSVITLNGTLTIKQAAAALGVPLAAIVGFRTSGNQTIVELGANPNTSSINPFAFKQIRWAMNYLVDRDTIVSQILKGFGVPMYTFLSQYDPTYTIIADIVARYEFRYDPSYADSIITSVLTSVGAQKIGGVWYYGGKPIAINFVIRVEDERNDIGNMVATDLKLLGFTVNVLPMRFTEAINTVYATDPMEFAWHIYTEGWGKGGITRWDTATVAQFSAPWFGYMPGWQEPTFWNYQNDTIDDLTLRIYTGNFTSQSEFVQLYRKATEMAIQESVRVWIATRLDTWVTVNQVQGITLDLGAGLRGIWNVREAFIPGKPALTVGHLWVYTAGDAWNYWGGFSSVYYVDQMYATYDPLTWNHPFNGEPMPFRTPYVVQTAGPTGKLDVPSNAIIWDVNSKKWVPVPSGTKATSMVIFDLSKLVGTKWHNGMTITMADVVAAWAYAFDITYDSKYSALEPRIASNLKPTLDLIKGLVFDAQNKRLIVYIDYWFFDTNYIAAMATLGIANPLEIHTVTWQLALDQRNQTSLVLYQRKGYQWFSLVYPDHVALVKNTLATYLNNQTVFAKANAYANGLLTMDEWNARIQADLNWINAHGHAWISQGPFYMDKFDKDAQTAVYKAFRDPTYPFKKGDWYFGKPITTLIGGYTLSTVIPGKILPGSPANLTVIVNGIPPLHLEYILKDAAGNILSTGDAAQINQTAFLISFPSDFTINLDYRTTYYLILLAYSDIVAMPDMKKIELTTASTAEALQYMQSLNQEALNKLQSALNQQISSVYNQINQLNSQLTQLNSTLTAMLGQQIQTVMTALTQNIKTVSDVLTNLANVVNTTQATLTNFQSSTNSQFSSISSDLSSIKSTLASMQTTLQGAASASDVEALKSQVSTLQNLVYATLGLVVVTLIVSGIGLARRK, encoded by the coding sequence GTGGTGCAGTGCATGCGACTCGTCACGAGAGTCTCCTCTATACTATTGGCTATAATATTGATCGCTATAATCCCTCTAGCAAATCTGGGAGCCGCTCAGCAGGTTCAGCCAGGCCCAGCATCTGACCAGATCACCTTCATAAGGGTCGCTATAGAGCAGGTCCCCGACGCGATCAAGAACAACCAGATCGACATGTACTACTTCGCTCTGAGACCCCTACAGGCCCAGAAGATACAGCAGGACGTCCCTAACGCGGTGCTCTATCAGGCGCCGGCCGGTTTAATAGACCTGATACTTAACCCGGCACCGGTCTCAGTCATAACGCTCAACGGTACGCTCACCATAAAGCAGGCCGCGGCTGCTCTAGGCGTCCCACTGGCGGCTATCGTGGGCTTCAGGACTTCCGGCAACCAGACGATCGTCGAGCTGGGCGCTAACCCCAACACCAGCAGTATCAACCCGTTTGCCTTCAAGCAGATTAGGTGGGCCATGAACTACCTGGTCGACAGAGACACTATAGTCTCGCAGATCCTCAAGGGCTTCGGTGTACCGATGTACACCTTCTTGAGCCAGTACGACCCTACCTACACGATAATAGCCGACATCGTGGCGAGGTACGAGTTCAGGTACGACCCATCGTACGCTGACAGCATCATAACCAGCGTCCTGACATCAGTGGGCGCCCAGAAGATCGGCGGTGTATGGTACTACGGTGGTAAGCCGATAGCGATAAACTTCGTTATCAGGGTTGAGGACGAGAGGAACGACATCGGTAACATGGTGGCTACCGACCTAAAACTGCTGGGCTTCACAGTGAACGTATTGCCGATGAGGTTCACCGAAGCGATCAACACCGTGTACGCCACCGACCCGATGGAATTCGCGTGGCACATCTACACGGAGGGCTGGGGTAAGGGCGGCATAACCAGGTGGGATACCGCTACAGTAGCACAGTTCTCCGCCCCGTGGTTCGGATACATGCCTGGCTGGCAGGAGCCAACCTTCTGGAACTACCAGAACGACACGATAGACGACCTCACGCTCAGGATCTACACGGGCAACTTCACCAGCCAGAGCGAGTTCGTACAGCTGTATAGGAAGGCAACGGAAATGGCTATACAGGAGTCCGTTAGGGTCTGGATCGCCACCAGGCTAGACACCTGGGTTACCGTAAACCAGGTACAGGGCATTACTTTGGACTTGGGAGCCGGCTTGAGAGGTATATGGAATGTCAGAGAGGCGTTCATACCTGGTAAGCCTGCCCTGACCGTAGGCCACTTGTGGGTCTACACAGCGGGCGACGCGTGGAACTACTGGGGTGGGTTCTCGAGCGTGTACTACGTTGACCAGATGTACGCCACTTACGACCCGTTGACCTGGAACCACCCATTCAACGGTGAGCCTATGCCGTTCAGGACGCCGTACGTCGTGCAGACGGCGGGACCCACTGGCAAGCTGGACGTACCATCTAACGCCATTATATGGGACGTGAACTCCAAGAAGTGGGTCCCCGTGCCAAGCGGCACTAAGGCTACTAGCATGGTCATCTTCGACCTCAGCAAGCTGGTCGGTACTAAATGGCACAACGGTATGACAATAACAATGGCTGACGTCGTGGCCGCCTGGGCCTACGCATTCGATATAACCTACGACTCGAAGTACAGCGCGCTGGAGCCCAGGATCGCGAGCAACCTGAAGCCGACACTAGACTTAATTAAGGGCCTGGTCTTCGACGCTCAGAACAAGAGGTTGATCGTCTACATAGACTACTGGTTCTTCGACACCAACTACATAGCTGCGATGGCGACTCTAGGCATAGCCAACCCGCTCGAGATACACACCGTGACGTGGCAGTTGGCACTTGACCAGAGGAACCAGACGAGCCTAGTACTCTACCAGAGGAAGGGATACCAGTGGTTCAGCCTTGTCTACCCCGACCACGTGGCTCTGGTGAAGAACACTCTTGCCACGTACCTTAACAACCAGACTGTCTTTGCGAAGGCCAACGCGTACGCGAACGGCCTCCTCACAATGGACGAGTGGAACGCCAGGATTCAGGCCGACCTGAACTGGATCAACGCCCATGGTCATGCCTGGATAAGCCAGGGCCCGTTCTACATGGACAAGTTCGATAAAGACGCGCAAACGGCTGTCTACAAGGCCTTCAGAGACCCGACCTACCCATTCAAGAAGGGCGACTGGTACTTCGGCAAGCCCATCACGACACTGATAGGTGGCTACACTCTCAGCACAGTAATACCCGGTAAGATACTGCCGGGTAGCCCGGCCAACTTGACGGTCATAGTCAACGGCATACCACCGTTACACTTGGAGTACATACTGAAGGACGCTGCCGGCAACATACTGTCGACTGGCGACGCAGCCCAGATCAACCAGACGGCGTTCCTGATCTCCTTCCCAAGCGACTTCACGATCAACCTAGACTACAGGACCACATACTACCTGATACTCCTGGCTTACTCTGACATAGTAGCGATGCCCGACATGAAGAAGATAGAGTTGACCACGGCCTCGACTGCGGAGGCGCTCCAGTACATGCAGAGCTTGAACCAAGAGGCGTTGAATAAGCTACAGAGCGCTTTGAACCAGCAGATATCCAGCGTCTACAACCAGATTAACCAGCTTAACAGCCAGCTAACGCAGTTGAACTCTACTCTCACAGCCATGCTAGGGCAGCAGATCCAGACTGTCATGACGGCTCTAACCCAGAACATCAAGACCGTCTCGGACGTGCTGACCAACCTGGCTAACGTTGTCAACACAACACAGGCCACATTGACGAACTTCCAGAGCTCGACAAACAGCCAGTTCTCCTCCATATCCAGTGACCTCTCGAGCATAAAGAGCACACTAGCCAGCATGCAGACGACGCTACAGGGAGCCGCTTCGGCCAGCGACGTGGAGGCTTTGAAGAGCCAGGTCTCCACGCTACAGAACCTAGTCTATGCCACTCTCGGACTCGTAGTAGTGACTCTAATAGTCAGCGGTATTGGCCTAGCTAGAAGGAAGTAA
- a CDS encoding metallophosphoesterase — translation MIESERCLALVGTKPSLYKLVDGLYIYPGLPFAYLSELDALVMSDLHLGFEEAAAKGLEYSLRGRSGYAGVFLPRIQFRRTVEMLARAFKIRRPGRVIINGDLKHAFDRLLRQEKEEVSRLIDFIREGGVDEVTVVRGNHDNFVKRVLEEKDVLIVDSIETSSGFLITHGHLDVDPSRYSHVVIGHEHPSIRCFGGKMPVFLRMPLTGGGELVVLPATGPYHPGTTFSLSREDYLSPLIRKYGVLEEASFVAWVETSYTGPALSDADVSRHEKLVGLSEYRFDSSIVTLVHIENPVLLQALCEF, via the coding sequence TTGATCGAGTCTGAAAGGTGTCTGGCTCTGGTCGGGACTAAGCCAAGCCTTTACAAGCTGGTCGACGGGCTGTACATCTACCCCGGGCTCCCCTTCGCCTACTTGAGCGAGCTGGACGCCCTGGTCATGTCGGACCTCCACCTCGGCTTTGAAGAGGCGGCCGCAAAGGGCCTTGAATACAGCCTGAGGGGGAGGAGCGGGTACGCTGGCGTGTTCCTGCCCAGGATCCAGTTCAGGCGCACCGTAGAGATGCTCGCGAGGGCTTTCAAGATTCGGAGGCCGGGTAGGGTCATCATAAACGGGGACCTGAAGCACGCTTTTGACAGGCTACTGAGGCAGGAGAAGGAGGAGGTGTCGAGGTTGATCGACTTTATAAGAGAGGGCGGCGTCGACGAGGTTACGGTCGTCCGAGGGAACCACGACAACTTCGTCAAGAGAGTTCTCGAGGAAAAGGACGTGTTAATCGTCGACTCCATCGAGACCAGTAGCGGGTTCCTCATCACCCACGGCCACTTGGACGTAGACCCCTCGCGCTACAGCCATGTCGTGATAGGGCACGAGCACCCCAGCATACGCTGCTTCGGGGGGAAGATGCCTGTCTTCTTAAGGATGCCGTTGACCGGAGGGGGCGAGCTAGTAGTGTTGCCTGCCACGGGGCCCTACCACCCGGGTACGACGTTTTCACTGTCGAGAGAAGACTACCTGTCCCCGCTGATCAGGAAGTACGGCGTCCTGGAAGAGGCGAGCTTTGTGGCCTGGGTCGAGACGAGCTACACGGGCCCCGCCCTGTCAGATGCCGACGTTAGCAGGCACGAAAAGCTCGTCGGGCTTAGCGAGTACAGGTTTGACAGCTCCATTGTCACGCTAGTCCACATCGAAAACCCGGTGCTGTTACAGGCCTTATGCGAGTTCTGA
- a CDS encoding glucodextranase DOMON-like domain-containing protein, producing MNSPVAKVSYLLLLAILVAPLVSYTASTLAPKPVTPPASTTGVTQEIQGGSYTYATTIEPAIVVFGGKVYVPYVNVSNPTFAEGNVSLYIYDPATNSGTRLAVDTSGLAIDVNAVAGKDSILIAVTEFPSTTSYRDLYVYLYNVTEGKLVGPFTVSATKYYEEYPVVAYNPIVDMYAVAYFLSGTTASPLPITQFNVTLLKFSGDTVVTNITVGPFTTIGANISYTTVSLQIAPFLNGFVFMHQIVNNTDTTNRDIAIHFIKPDGSYVDLPAIVTPRENETLGDVLYIYNPTTQRNNTIYRPYGYTVINNNLYVPVYAYGSGMVKLLKITPTLTVSYINVDVGLRPHVVSGQTTFAVAYIKGTSITTGYPVAVIYDARTGSVVNSVILSAGGGSSFMSPQNMPFLSFSRGFYVSAWLANNPSSIFAFAFDELGSGVMVSSPIISTTGFNMTPLGLRTIGSNFVIVYSGVNSTYTSMLSIYVGTVGVDLPTSTRVAVLYDPLGDDFGAGNITYPTNSVFQPGVFDLKAFYLYQDSNYWYFKVQVNNLGGNPWGGPAGFCLQYIHIYIRTTAEMPANTATFGLNVSVYPGWHYALLLAPGWGDTPVPDGQVSAIYDATGSLVADAYHNSTVFRVTVDPINNTVLAVVSKSIFKDTLVNNWYFSIMLAGYDGYGPMKVRPIVAEPAQEWQFSGGDSAAINAGVQPLAIDVLLPTVDLQKSMLSSYSVSPPQFATVYMITLTGQVVSPTTTPPTTTTTTTTTPTTTPTTTPTTTPVTTTTTTTTTTVSPTPTPTPTPTPTPTPTPTPTPTPTPTPTPTPTPTPTTPPLKLLGSVTDPVGDDKGYGGLKYPTADVFKPGVFDITKYAVYSDGQYLYFKTTFKDLGGNPWNGPAGFCLQYVQVYVLTTDTTLPKNTTTYGLNITVGNGWNYAILLAPGWGDTPVPDGQVSAIYDSSGNLVADAYHNATLFKVYVDPADNNTIVAQVAMSLLKDSANADKWVYLVAVASYDGLGYMKVRTAQPGDPGQWVLGGADPKAVLAGVQPLAIDIVAPTAEDQYRMLSSYDTATGKFAVVYGVNLKGELVSPTPPPTMPSVPVTTVTVTQSTTTTVTQTATQTATSTATTTYTTTTYVTTYDYTPTMAVGGVLVVIALGLLAGILRKK from the coding sequence ATGAATAGTCCTGTCGCGAAGGTATCGTATTTACTTCTGCTAGCGATCCTAGTAGCCCCACTCGTGTCTTACACAGCCAGCACCCTGGCGCCCAAGCCAGTCACTCCCCCAGCATCGACTACAGGTGTAACGCAGGAGATACAGGGAGGTAGCTATACATATGCTACGACGATCGAGCCGGCTATAGTGGTGTTCGGTGGTAAGGTCTACGTACCCTACGTCAACGTCTCTAACCCTACGTTCGCGGAGGGCAACGTGAGCCTGTACATATACGACCCGGCGACCAACAGCGGCACACGGCTCGCAGTCGACACCTCCGGTTTAGCTATCGACGTGAACGCCGTTGCCGGCAAGGACTCGATTCTGATCGCCGTGACGGAGTTCCCGAGCACAACGAGCTACAGGGACTTATACGTATACCTGTACAACGTCACTGAAGGGAAGCTTGTAGGCCCCTTCACAGTATCGGCTACTAAGTACTACGAGGAGTACCCCGTGGTTGCCTACAACCCTATCGTGGACATGTACGCGGTAGCCTACTTCCTCTCAGGCACTACAGCGTCGCCTCTGCCAATTACGCAGTTCAATGTCACTTTATTGAAGTTCTCGGGCGACACTGTTGTGACCAACATTACAGTAGGGCCGTTCACGACTATTGGGGCAAACATCAGTTACACGACCGTCTCGCTGCAGATAGCCCCGTTCCTTAACGGCTTCGTATTCATGCACCAGATAGTTAACAACACTGACACAACTAACAGGGACATAGCTATACACTTCATAAAGCCGGACGGGAGCTACGTAGACTTGCCCGCAATAGTCACGCCTCGCGAGAACGAGACCCTTGGTGACGTACTGTACATCTACAACCCGACCACGCAGAGGAATAACACAATCTACAGGCCTTACGGCTACACAGTCATCAACAACAACTTGTACGTGCCCGTGTATGCCTACGGCTCCGGAATGGTCAAACTACTGAAGATAACTCCGACCTTGACGGTCTCGTACATCAACGTCGATGTCGGTCTGAGACCACACGTGGTCTCGGGCCAAACCACGTTCGCCGTCGCCTACATCAAGGGGACCAGTATTACGACAGGGTATCCCGTGGCTGTGATATACGATGCTAGGACAGGCTCCGTAGTCAACTCCGTTATACTGTCGGCAGGAGGCGGGAGCTCCTTCATGAGCCCACAGAACATGCCGTTCCTGTCCTTCTCGAGAGGCTTCTACGTGAGTGCGTGGCTGGCCAACAACCCGTCATCTATTTTCGCGTTCGCGTTCGACGAGCTGGGTAGCGGCGTCATGGTGTCCTCGCCCATCATCTCCACAACCGGCTTCAACATGACACCTCTAGGTCTGAGGACGATTGGCTCCAACTTTGTAATAGTGTACTCGGGCGTCAACTCGACATACACCTCCATGCTTAGCATATACGTGGGCACTGTAGGCGTCGACCTACCAACCTCCACTAGAGTCGCGGTCTTGTACGACCCGTTGGGAGACGACTTCGGGGCCGGCAACATAACTTACCCGACGAACTCCGTCTTCCAGCCCGGCGTCTTCGACTTGAAGGCGTTCTACCTGTACCAGGACTCGAACTACTGGTACTTCAAGGTACAGGTGAACAACCTGGGCGGCAACCCGTGGGGCGGCCCGGCCGGCTTCTGCCTACAGTACATCCATATATACATTAGGACGACTGCGGAAATGCCTGCCAACACGGCTACCTTCGGTTTAAACGTCTCGGTCTATCCGGGGTGGCATTACGCTCTGTTGCTAGCGCCGGGCTGGGGCGACACTCCTGTCCCCGACGGGCAGGTCTCCGCGATATACGACGCGACTGGTAGCCTGGTAGCCGACGCTTACCACAACTCCACTGTGTTCAGGGTCACCGTAGACCCGATAAACAACACGGTCCTGGCCGTTGTCTCGAAGAGCATCTTCAAAGACACACTCGTCAACAACTGGTACTTCTCAATCATGCTGGCGGGCTACGACGGCTATGGGCCTATGAAGGTTAGACCTATAGTAGCTGAGCCTGCTCAAGAGTGGCAGTTCAGTGGAGGCGATTCAGCCGCGATCAACGCAGGCGTACAGCCGCTCGCCATAGACGTTCTGCTACCCACAGTCGACCTCCAGAAGTCCATGCTGTCGTCTTACAGCGTCTCGCCGCCACAATTTGCTACAGTATACATGATCACACTGACAGGACAAGTAGTGTCGCCAACCACCACCCCACCCACTACCACGACTACTACGACGACCACACCTACAACTACACCAACCACGACTCCTACAACAACCCCCGTGACAACTACTACGACGACCACGACTACTACTGTATCTCCGACCCCCACCCCAACTCCAACACCAACCCCGACCCCAACCCCGACTCCTACCCCGACACCTACCCCAACGCCAACTCCAACACCCACCCCTACCCCGACCCCAACAACTCCACCTCTCAAGCTACTTGGCTCTGTGACAGACCCCGTTGGCGACGATAAGGGCTACGGCGGCCTGAAGTACCCGACAGCCGACGTGTTTAAGCCCGGCGTGTTCGACATAACCAAGTACGCCGTCTACAGTGACGGGCAGTACCTGTACTTCAAGACCACCTTCAAGGACCTGGGCGGCAACCCGTGGAACGGCCCGGCCGGCTTCTGCCTGCAGTACGTCCAGGTATACGTGCTGACCACGGACACCACTCTACCGAAGAACACCACGACATACGGCCTCAACATAACTGTTGGTAACGGCTGGAACTACGCGATCCTCCTAGCGCCGGGCTGGGGCGACACTCCTGTCCCCGACGGGCAGGTCTCCGCAATATACGACTCTTCTGGCAACCTAGTAGCCGACGCTTACCACAACGCAACCCTATTCAAGGTCTACGTCGACCCGGCTGACAACAACACGATCGTAGCCCAGGTGGCGATGAGCCTATTAAAGGACTCGGCAAACGCCGACAAATGGGTCTACCTGGTAGCGGTGGCCAGCTACGACGGCCTCGGGTACATGAAGGTAAGGACTGCCCAGCCCGGTGACCCAGGCCAGTGGGTGCTGGGAGGCGCCGACCCCAAGGCCGTCTTGGCGGGTGTACAGCCTCTAGCCATCGACATCGTGGCCCCAACAGCCGAGGACCAGTACAGGATGCTCAGTAGCTACGACACCGCTACAGGGAAGTTCGCTGTAGTGTACGGTGTGAACTTGAAAGGCGAGCTCGTATCGCCCACACCGCCACCAACAATGCCCTCTGTGCCCGTCACCACCGTCACGGTGACCCAGTCTACGACAACGACGGTCACACAGACCGCTACTCAAACCGCCACTTCGACCGCCACGACCACCTACACGACCACCACGTACGTGACGACCTACGACTACACGCCGACTATGGCTGTCGGAGGAGTCCTCGTAGTAATAGCCTTGGGTCTACTAGCCGGGATCCTGAGGAAGAAGTAG
- a CDS encoding carbohydrate kinase family protein, which produces MSSDKNIDLVAVGHALVDIRLVVSEFPQPDQEADVKKQTWGAGGSAVNVSIAGRRLGLKTSVIAKIGFDNFGRLIVDELLRENVDISGLRIGLLPTGVTIVVIDSRGNIIMYGYKGVAEELAPTEVSEYVISKSKWVHVASLNLETTTRVLDIAEKHGVATSWDPGRLISKRPWSELERVIKRVRAVLANEQEYQNMTGVSDYKQAASKVLEAGAEIAVVKRGEKGAYLKTRDVEEEVPAFSVREVVDTTGAGDAFAAGFIAGLLRGYSLRKALSYANAVAALKITRLGSHEAPSHEEVVDFIWEKGIV; this is translated from the coding sequence TTGAGTAGCGATAAGAACATAGACCTCGTGGCCGTCGGGCACGCCCTGGTCGACATAAGGCTCGTAGTAAGCGAGTTCCCCCAGCCAGACCAGGAGGCGGACGTTAAGAAGCAGACGTGGGGCGCCGGCGGGTCGGCTGTGAACGTCTCTATAGCCGGAAGGAGGCTAGGGCTGAAGACGTCTGTCATCGCCAAGATAGGCTTCGACAACTTCGGCAGGCTCATCGTGGACGAGCTTCTAAGGGAGAACGTGGACATCAGCGGTCTCAGGATCGGACTCCTCCCCACCGGTGTGACCATCGTGGTGATCGACTCGCGGGGAAATATCATAATGTACGGCTATAAAGGAGTAGCCGAAGAGCTGGCACCCACAGAGGTCAGCGAGTACGTCATATCGAAGAGTAAGTGGGTTCACGTGGCGAGCCTAAACCTAGAAACAACTACGAGAGTGCTCGATATAGCCGAGAAACACGGGGTGGCGACTTCTTGGGACCCAGGGCGCCTGATATCGAAGAGGCCCTGGAGCGAGTTAGAGAGGGTCATAAAGAGGGTGAGAGCAGTACTCGCCAACGAACAAGAGTACCAGAACATGACGGGGGTAAGCGACTACAAGCAGGCTGCCTCCAAGGTGCTGGAGGCGGGGGCAGAGATCGCGGTGGTGAAACGGGGGGAGAAAGGGGCCTACCTCAAGACCAGGGATGTCGAGGAGGAGGTCCCCGCTTTCAGTGTAAGAGAGGTCGTCGACACGACTGGCGCAGGCGACGCATTTGCGGCAGGGTTTATCGCGGGTTTGTTGCGGGGTTACAGCTTGAGGAAAGCGCTCTCTTACGCCAACGCTGTCGCAGCCCTTAAAATCACAAGGCTGGGCTCGCACGAGGCCCCCAGCCACGAGGAGGTCGTGGACTTCATCTGGGAGAAAGGAATTGTATAG
- the fba gene encoding class I fructose-bisphosphate aldolase, which yields MTVILYLWGRRLYSLVGKKLRLSRILKQGKAVVFAFDHGVEHGPSDFPPESIDPRSIVSKVVEGGVDAIMMLPAMAYRTWDIWAGKTSLIVKLTSKTNLRPPDERLRQSVFGVFEDAVALGADAVALTVYWGSQFEDQMLERWFSVKDRADRHGIPCLQLAYPRGPSIKNIYDVEVVKYGVRAAIESGADLIKTYYTGSEATFREVVKVAAGTPVLMSGGPARENFLDFLRDVESVMRAGASGVVVGRNVFRHSHPEKAVKAIAAVVHEGRTAEEAFELVK from the coding sequence ATGACAGTCATACTCTACCTTTGGGGACGGCGGTTGTACTCCCTTGTAGGAAAGAAACTGAGGCTCTCCAGGATTCTCAAGCAGGGTAAAGCTGTCGTCTTCGCCTTCGATCACGGTGTTGAACACGGCCCCTCGGACTTTCCCCCCGAATCGATCGACCCAAGGAGTATAGTATCCAAGGTCGTAGAAGGGGGAGTTGACGCCATCATGATGTTGCCGGCTATGGCCTACCGTACATGGGATATTTGGGCTGGGAAAACAAGCCTGATAGTGAAGCTGACTAGTAAGACGAACCTGAGGCCACCCGACGAGAGGCTTCGGCAGAGCGTCTTCGGTGTTTTCGAGGATGCGGTCGCTCTCGGCGCGGACGCTGTAGCGTTAACCGTGTACTGGGGCAGCCAGTTCGAGGACCAGATGCTCGAGAGGTGGTTCAGTGTAAAGGACAGAGCAGACAGGCACGGGATCCCGTGCCTCCAGCTGGCCTACCCTAGAGGCCCCAGTATCAAGAACATATACGACGTCGAGGTCGTCAAGTACGGGGTGAGGGCAGCTATCGAGAGCGGGGCCGACCTCATTAAGACCTACTACACCGGTAGCGAGGCGACCTTCAGGGAGGTGGTTAAGGTGGCTGCTGGTACACCGGTCTTAATGAGCGGAGGGCCCGCTAGAGAGAACTTCCTAGACTTCCTACGCGACGTCGAGAGCGTTATGAGGGCCGGGGCCAGCGGTGTTGTGGTGGGCAGGAACGTCTTCAGGCACTCGCACCCCGAGAAGGCGGTTAAGGCCATAGCCGCGGTAGTCCACGAAGGCAGGACGGCGGAGGAGGCCTTCGAGCTGGTGAAGTAG
- a CDS encoding dolichol kinase, protein MVYAFLLLGLVLASLWLTKVLYRVLVLRGVKNNVAVYYNRKIIHMLAGGVTAALTPYIFTSPLIPFLFAIALAVLLTVPHRSGQLLNWFQTSENWYEVNFCLAWGTSLFVVWVATSNPFYAVVPPLFISFGDAITGVIRNLVYGRRTKSWLGNIGMLAVATVIGYHYAGLLGVVAGVAASLVEHFEFPPYLDDNVLISLVSTLILVSGRYL, encoded by the coding sequence GTGGTTTACGCCTTTCTCTTACTGGGGCTAGTGTTAGCTAGCCTCTGGCTGACCAAAGTGCTCTACCGCGTACTCGTGCTACGAGGAGTCAAAAACAACGTGGCCGTCTACTACAACAGGAAAATCATACACATGCTGGCCGGTGGAGTTACAGCCGCCCTCACACCCTACATATTCACGTCGCCACTGATCCCGTTCCTGTTCGCGATAGCGCTAGCGGTCCTCCTAACTGTGCCTCACAGAAGCGGACAGCTACTTAACTGGTTTCAGACGAGCGAGAACTGGTACGAGGTTAACTTCTGTCTAGCATGGGGGACGTCCCTATTCGTAGTGTGGGTAGCAACCTCAAACCCGTTCTACGCCGTAGTGCCGCCGTTGTTTATCTCTTTCGGAGACGCCATTACGGGGGTAATAAGGAACCTAGTGTACGGTCGCAGGACAAAGTCGTGGCTAGGCAATATCGGCATGCTCGCCGTAGCGACAGTCATAGGCTACCATTACGCGGGTCTGTTGGGTGTGGTAGCCGGCGTAGCAGCCTCATTAGTCGAGCACTTCGAGTTCCCACCCTACCTAGACGACAATGTCCTGATATCCCTCGTCTCTACACTAATACTAGTGTCCGGTCGCTACCTGTGA